Below is a genomic region from Spirosoma radiotolerans.
CTACGTACCGATTGATGCCGACTACCCCGCCGAGCGTATTGAATTTCTGATAAACGACAGTGAAATTGAGCTCCTGCTAACCGATGGTGCAGGCAGTCCGATTCCTAATCCGGGGTCTGTTGAAGTGGTGAATCTATCCGCAATCGCTCCTCAACTTAAAGCCTGTCCGTTACATAATGTCACCCGCAATATTGCTCCGGAAAGTCTGGCCTATGTCATTTATACCTCCGGATCGACAGGTGCACCGAAAGGGGTTGCGGTGACGCACCAGAACCTGACGAGCGTAGCGATGGCTTGGCGTTCGAGCTACAGGCTGGACACATTTACGCCCCGATTGCTTCAGTTGGCCAGCCTGTCGTTCGATGTGTTTATGGGCGATTTATGCCGGAGTTTACTTAACGGAGGAGCCCTCATCATTTGTCCGGCGGAGGTGCGGTTGCAACCAGATCGTTTGTATGACCTCATCGCTCAGGAACGTATCAATATCCTGGAAACCACACCGGCTATCGTTCTGCCCTTAATGGACTATGTATATGATAGCCAGTGCGATGTTTCGTTTATGAAGCTGCTGATTCTGGGTTCCGATACGTGTCTGGCTACTGATTTTGCAAGACTGGTAGAACGATTTGGCGGGCATACACGCATCCTGAACAGCTACGGAACCACCGAAACCACCATCGACTCTTCCTATTACGAAGAGGACCTGGATCGCATACCGCAAAGCGGGGCTACGCCGGTTGGTAAACCGCTGCCTAACACCCAATATTTCATCCTCAATGGAAGCCGGAAGCTGGTTCCGGTTGGTGTAAACGGCGAGTTGTATATTGGTGGGGCGGGCGTGGCGAAAGGATACATGAATCGGGAAGAACTGACCGCGGAGCGCTTTATTCAGATTCCGGCGTTAGCCAGCGGAGTTGTCTATAAAACCGGCGACAAAGCATGCTGGTTGCCTGATGGCAATGTGGACTTTTTGGGCCGTACGGATAGCCAGATAAAAATAAGAGGCTATCGAATTGAGCCCAGCGAAGTTGAAAGTACGCTTTTACGGCTGGACATGATAAAATCAGCGGCCGTGGTCGTGCATACGGATCGTACTAAAGAGAACCGGATGGTCGCGTACTGTGTGCTACACGACGGGTTCAGTATTGCCGAGGTAAAAGACGCCCTCTCCGGCAAATTGCCTGCCTATATGGTCCCCTCAGCTTTTAACGCGCTGGATCGTTTACCCCTGACGCCCAATGGTAAGATTAACTATAAAGCGTTAGCCTCGATCGCTGTCGAAGAAACGGGACAGGCTGCGGAATATGTAGCGCCAGCAAACGGTATCGAACAAACGTTAGTCGCTATCTGGCAGGATATTCTGAACCAATCATCCGTTGGGGCCAATGCCAATTTCTTTGACCTGGGAGGCCATTCACTGAAAGCTACGCAGGTAATAAGCCAGATTCACAAGCGATTGAACATTGCCGTGCCGCTGCGTCTTATTTTCACCCATCCTGTTCTTTCAGATCTTGCCCGTGAAATTTCACGCTCTGGCAAAACGGCTTTTGACGCAATCCGAAACGTCGCCCCAGCGGACCATTATGCGCTTTCTTATGCGCAAAAGCGGCTGTGGTTACAGCACCAGATTGGCGAAGGACAGGCAGCTTATACGATTAAAGATGCCTATCTGTTCGACGGCGACCTGAACCGCGAGGCCATGAGCGTCGCTTTTGAGCAGTTAATCAATCGCCATGAGAGTTTGCGGACAGTCTTTAGCATTCAGGCTGGTGAACCCCGGCAGTTTATCCGGAATGCCACAGAGATCGGTTTTACCGTAGTGTACAACGATCTGCGTGCAGATGCTGCTCGCTGGGACCGGGTAAAAGAGCTGGCTGAAAACTGTGTAAAGACGCCATTTGAGCTTGATTCGGGGCCGTTGCTCCGGGCGTTGCTGTTCCGGCTTGACGAAACGAAGTACGTTTTTGTCCTGACCATGCATCACATTATTTCGGACGGCTGGTCGTCTGGCGTGTTGATACGGGAAATCCTGGCGCTCTACAATGCCTGTCTAAATCAGCAGTCCAGTGCCTTGGCACCGCTAAAGCTGCAGTATAAAGATTTTGCCGCCTGGCATAACACCGTTCTGGATGGCGAGAAGCTACAGCAGCTTCGGGCTTTCTGGAAACAGCAGTTGTCGGGCGATTTAACGCCAGTAAACCTGCTTACCGACCGGCCACGACCGCTCCAGAAATCATACAGGGGCAGCACCGGCAGCCTACTGGTGGCCCGTTCATTGGCCGACAAACTGCATCAGGTATCCCAACAGCAGGGCGCAAGCTTGTACATGGTGTTGCTGGCTACCGTAAAGGTCCTCCTGTACAAGTACACGGGTCAGGAAGATCTGTGCATCGGTACGCCTGTTTCTGGAAGGGTACACGCGGATCTGGATTCACAGATAGGCTTCTACGTAAACAGTGTTCCGGTCAGAACGTATCCGAAAGCTGGCCAAACGTTCCTGAATTACCTCAATGAGGTAAAAGAAACGGTACTATCGGCCTATCAGCATCAGCTTTATCCATTTGAAAGCATGATCGACGATTTAAACCTGGATTATGACCGGAGCCGATCGCCCATTACCGATGTCTGGATGCATTTGTTTACGAATGATTTAACCCAGGAATCTGCTGCCATCGAAGGCATGACAATCAGCGAGTTTACCCTGGAGCATGCATTTTGCAAACACGACCTCACTTTTAACTTCATGCATGCCGACGGGCAAATCAGCCTGATTATCAACTACAGTACTGATTTGTTTAACGCGGCAACCATCGATAAGATGCTGGCTGACTTTGTGACGCTTGCTGAAGGAGTTACCTGCGATCTGACTGTCGCATTGGCGGATATCCTGCTGGATGAAGAACTCAGCGAAGATCGTGCATTTCTTGAGTCCATGTTCAATCAATAGAACCCTACGCGGTGCTTATCGCTCAGGAGAGCACTGCTGTAACTTATCAGCGCAGCCTTATGCAATCTAAAAAAAAGCTTGGAATCATTGGAGGAATGGGCGCCAGGGCCGGGGCCAACTTTTTTCAAAAGCTCATCGATTATTCACCTGCCGCCAAAGACCAGGACTTCATCGAAGTCATTATGCACAGCAATTCCATGATTCCCGACCGGACCCGGGCTATTGCTTACGATGAATGTTCGCCTTTGAATGAGCTGATCCGGTCGGTTAAGATGCTCAACGCGTGTGAGGTGGATCTGATTGTGCTAACCTGCAACACGGCTTATTTCTATTATAGAGATTTTATCTATCATTCAGATGCGCCGATCCTTAACCCTGCCCACCTGCTGCGTCAGTTTGTTGAAGAAAACGACTTCAGGAGCATTGGCCTTTTAGGAACCACCGGCACGATGAACTCCAGAATCTTCTGCAATGAACTGGAAGCCATTAATCGCCGGGTAGTGCGACTCAGCAAGTGGGAGCAGGAAAACATTTTCATGAGATCGGTTTACATGGAAAATGGGCTGAAATCCTCGGTTATTTCTGAGGAAGCTATCGACCTGATGTACCAGGCTGCCAACCTGCTCATCAGCCGAGGGGCTGATCTTATTGTGGGCGGCTGTTCAGAAGTGTCCATTGCCCTGCAGCCTGACTTACTGCCGCTGCCCTATATTGATACGATGGATCTGATGGCTAAAACCTCAGTCCGGGTGTGTTACGGACATCAATCAACTACTCACAAACCCTTACTTTATCATGGTTTACAAACTAATTGACGAACAGGCAATCCAGATGCCTGATAAAGTAGCTATTGAAGCCCAGGATGGCACGGCTACGTATCGGGCTATCTATGAAAAAAGTAATCAGATTGCCCATCTGCTGCTGCAATCAGCTACTGAACATCAGGCTATTATCGGTGTGGTTTTGTCGCCTGGAATAGACCTGGTTCAATCGCTGATCGGCATCTTTAAAGCGGGTGCGATCTACCTTCCGATCGATAAGGAGTTTGCCTCAAAACGACTGGCCGACATGTTTCAGCAGTCGCCTTGCCATACCATCATTACATCTGCTGACTATAAAGAGGAAGTCGACATAATGCTACGCCTGTACAGTCCGCAAACCAGACAGGTGATCGTTATGGAAGAGGAGGGACCGGTATGTTTTAAGGTGATTAACCATCAGTGGGAAAAGGTGAGTATGAACCCGGTCAGTACGGCCAGTCCAGATGTGGATGTGCAACCCGATGATGCGAACTACCTATTCTATACGTCGGGATCTACAGGAACACCAAAACCTATTTTAGGCTGCCACAAAAGTCTAACCCACTTCATCAACTGGGAAATGGGTGAATTTAAGCTGGACAGTAGCTGCAGGGTAAGCCAACTGGCTCAGTTTACGTTTGATGCCTCACTGCGGGATATTTTCGTGCCGCTTTGTGCGGGTGGAACGCTGTGTATTCCTTCCGCCGAAATAAAGTTGAATTATGCCCGGCTGATTGACTGGATTGGTCGTTCTGAAATCACGCTGATGCATTCGGTTCCTTCCTTGTTCCGAATGATTGTTAAAGAACTGTCGCAGGGGTCGATCAGCCCCCGTTTCGAAAAGCTACGCTACTACCTGCTGGCCGGAGAGCCTCTGTTCGCAACGGACATCCTGAACTGGCGCCATGTTGCCAACACGACCACCGAGCTGGTCAATCTTTATGGGCCGTCCGAAACAACAATGGTCAAAACGTTTCACCGGGTTGGCCATCGGCCCATTTCGCCAACCGAAAGCATACCGGCCGGTTTGCCCATTGCCAATACCTTCATTGCGATTATCAATAGTAGCAACAAGCTGTGTAAAGTTGGCGAAAAAGGGGAGATCTTCATCCGCACGCCTTACATGACCAAAGGGTATTACGGAAATGAAGCCTTAACCAAACAGGTATTTGTACAAAACCCACTGGTATCGGATTTTGAAGACATCGTTTATAAAACCGGCGATCTGGGCCGCTATCTGCCCGACCGTAGTGTTGAACTGCTTGGCCGCATTGATGATCAGGTTAAAATAAACGGGATACGGGTAGAGCCTGAAGAAATTCGCAAGACCGTACTTGTCCTGCCGGGTATTACTGAGGCATACGTAACTGCAGTCAAAAATACAGATAATGTAAACGAGTTGGTTTGCTACTATACCGGGCATCCGTATGCAGATGTAGAACTGCGTCAGCAGTTGAAAGCAAGCCTTACCGAATACCTGATTCCGGCGTACTTCGTGCATTTGCCAGCCTTTCCGCTGAATGCCAACGGAAAAATTGAAAAAAAGGCATTGCCCAAGCCGAATGAACTTGTCCTAAAAGGACTCGTTTATGAGCCCTGCCAGGGTGGTATTGAAGAAACGCTGGAGGCTGTTTGGCAGGAAGTCCTGGGGCTGGAGCGAATCGGCCGTAAAGCCTCGTTCTTTGAAGTAGGTGGTACGTCCCTGAAGGCCACACAAATTGTAACCCGTATTTATCAGAAACTGAAAGCTTCGGTATCGATTAAAGACCTGTTTACTAAACCAACCATCGCTGAACTGGCCAACCACATCAACAACCTGATTCTGGAACAGGACACGTCGATCAGGAAGATTGCCGAACAGCCTTACTATGATGTATCGCATGGCCAGCGTCGCCTATGGGTATTATCCCAGCTTGAAGACGATAGTGCGGCTTACAACATGACGGCTAGTTACGAGATCCGGGGTGAATTGACGATTTCGGCGGTACAGCAGGCGTTTGACCAGGTCATTGCCAGGCACGAAAGCCTACGCACTACGTTCTTTTTCCACCAGGGGGAGCTAAAACAAAAAATTCATCAGGATACGAATGGGTTCGCGGTCGACTACGTTGATCTGGCCAATGCCTCAACGGACGTTACTGATGAACGGATCAGGCAGATGGCGTTGACGTCATTCGATCTGGAGCAGGGCCCCCTGCTGAAAGTTGCGCTTATCAAAACAGCGGAGCAAACCTACCGACTGATGCTGGCCATACACCACATTATTACCGACGGGTGGTCTATGGAAGTAATGATCAGAGAAATGCTGGCATTTTATCAGGCTGCCGACGCCGGCTCTGAACCGCTGCCAAGACCGCTCAACGTGCAGTACAAAGATTTTGCCGCCTGGCAAAATGAGCAGCTAAGCGGTGATCGGCTACTCCGGCACAAAGCCTACTGGCAAACCAAGCTGTCGGGCCCGCTGCCCGTTTTAGAGCTGCCCGCTGATCGGCCCAGACCAGCTCTGAAAACCTTTGACGGGGATACTGTCGACATTTCGTTTCCTGGCCGTAACGTAGCGGCTTTTGCCGAACTGTGCCAAAAACAGCAGGTTAGCCTGCACATGGGTATTCTGTCGCTGGTCTATGCGTTGTTCTACCGATATACGGGGTCGTCGGATATTATCCTGGGTACACCCTCGGCCGGGCGTCTGCATAAAGAGCTCGAAGGGCAGATCGGTTACTACGTTAATTTGCTGGCGTTGCGGACCACTTTCGCGGGGACCGATTCATTTGCAGAGCTGCTGCAACAGGTTAAAGATACGACCCTTGGAGCTTACGAACACCAGCTTTATCCGTTTGATAAACTCGTGGAAGACCTCCGGGTAACTCGGGAGTTGAGCCGATCCCCCCTGTTTGACGTAGCGGTTATCCTGCACAACACCTCCATCCGGGAAGAAGAGGTTAACCAGATCAATACCATTCAGGTGCAGCCGCTCAAACCACAGGTAAGGGTGAGCAAATATGATCTACAGTTTAATTTCTACGCGGTAGCGGATAGCCTGACACTCAGCATCGATTACAATACCAGCCTCTTCAACCGGGGGCGTATGGAGCGTATGCTGCTGCATTTAGCGCAGCTCATGCAGATCGTTGTCGAGCAACCCGGCGCCCCTGTTTCAGGAATCGATTATCTGACGGCCCGGGAAAAGCAGCATCTGCTTTACGACTGGAACTATACCGACAAACCGTATGCTCAGGAGAAACTGCTGCACCAGTTATTCGAACAACAGGCATCCCTGAACCCCAGGCACGTAGCGGTGACCTGTCACGGCCAGTCATTGACCTATCAGGAGTTGAATCAATTCGCCAATCAGCTGGCACGGCACCTGCTGAAGGGCGGGATGAACAACGGCGATAACGTAGCGCTGATCGCTGATCGGACACCGTTGATGCTGGTTGGGCTGCTGGGTATTTTAAAAGCGGGGGGCGCCTACGTGCCCATCGATCCGACTTATCCGGTCGACCGGCAGCTTTACATTTGCCAGAATTCGGATGTAAAATTTTTGCTTTCAGATGCCGCCTATGCCGTGCTTGACTCGTTACCGGAGCAGGTGGTGCAATTACCGCTATCTACCCGTGAATATGGGCATTACGAGGGCACTAACCTCAATATCAGAAAATCTACCCGTGATTTAGCGTATACCATCTATACATCTGGTTCAACGGGCCGGCCCAAGGGCGTTATGATTGAGCATCATTCGGCCATCAATCTGATCGAATGGGTTAATCACACCTATGCTGTTACGAAGAACGACAGACTGCTCTTTATCACGTCTATGTGTTTCGACCTGTCGGTCTACGACATCTTTGGCATACTGGCTGTCGGCGCGACCGTTGTCATGGCTACGCAGGATGATATACGGAACGTGGATCGGCTGAAGGACCTGATGGTTCGGGAGCAAATTACGTTCTGGGATTCCGTTCCAACGTCCATGAACCATCTGATCGCTGCTCTGGAGGATAGTGGAGAGTCCTATAGTCAGCCGTTTCTGCGCGTCGTGTTTATGAGTGGCGACTGGATACCGGTTGATTTGCCCGAACGCATCAACGTATACCATCCGAACGCGAGCGTCGTCAGCCTTGGTGGTGCCACAGAGGGTACTGTCTGGTCAAACTATTATCCGGTGATGCAGTCCATGAAAGGCTGGTCCAGTGTGCCTTACGGCCGTCCCCTGGACAACAACTACTTCTATATTCTGGATGAGCAGTTAAATCCGGTTCCG
It encodes:
- a CDS encoding amino acid adenylation domain-containing protein — encoded protein: MVYKLIDEQAIQMPDKVAIEAQDGTATYRAIYEKSNQIAHLLLQSATEHQAIIGVVLSPGIDLVQSLIGIFKAGAIYLPIDKEFASKRLADMFQQSPCHTIITSADYKEEVDIMLRLYSPQTRQVIVMEEEGPVCFKVINHQWEKVSMNPVSTASPDVDVQPDDANYLFYTSGSTGTPKPILGCHKSLTHFINWEMGEFKLDSSCRVSQLAQFTFDASLRDIFVPLCAGGTLCIPSAEIKLNYARLIDWIGRSEITLMHSVPSLFRMIVKELSQGSISPRFEKLRYYLLAGEPLFATDILNWRHVANTTTELVNLYGPSETTMVKTFHRVGHRPISPTESIPAGLPIANTFIAIINSSNKLCKVGEKGEIFIRTPYMTKGYYGNEALTKQVFVQNPLVSDFEDIVYKTGDLGRYLPDRSVELLGRIDDQVKINGIRVEPEEIRKTVLVLPGITEAYVTAVKNTDNVNELVCYYTGHPYADVELRQQLKASLTEYLIPAYFVHLPAFPLNANGKIEKKALPKPNELVLKGLVYEPCQGGIEETLEAVWQEVLGLERIGRKASFFEVGGTSLKATQIVTRIYQKLKASVSIKDLFTKPTIAELANHINNLILEQDTSIRKIAEQPYYDVSHGQRRLWVLSQLEDDSAAYNMTASYEIRGELTISAVQQAFDQVIARHESLRTTFFFHQGELKQKIHQDTNGFAVDYVDLANASTDVTDERIRQMALTSFDLEQGPLLKVALIKTAEQTYRLMLAIHHIITDGWSMEVMIREMLAFYQAADAGSEPLPRPLNVQYKDFAAWQNEQLSGDRLLRHKAYWQTKLSGPLPVLELPADRPRPALKTFDGDTVDISFPGRNVAAFAELCQKQQVSLHMGILSLVYALFYRYTGSSDIILGTPSAGRLHKELEGQIGYYVNLLALRTTFAGTDSFAELLQQVKDTTLGAYEHQLYPFDKLVEDLRVTRELSRSPLFDVAVILHNTSIREEEVNQINTIQVQPLKPQVRVSKYDLQFNFYAVADSLTLSIDYNTSLFNRGRMERMLLHLAQLMQIVVEQPGAPVSGIDYLTAREKQHLLYDWNYTDKPYAQEKLLHQLFEQQASLNPRHVAVTCHGQSLTYQELNQFANQLARHLLKGGMNNGDNVALIADRTPLMLVGLLGILKAGGAYVPIDPTYPVDRQLYICQNSDVKFLLSDAAYAVLDSLPEQVVQLPLSTREYGHYEGTNLNIRKSTRDLAYTIYTSGSTGRPKGVMIEHHSAINLIEWVNHTYAVTKNDRLLFITSMCFDLSVYDIFGILAVGATVVMATQDDIRNVDRLKDLMVREQITFWDSVPTSMNHLIAALEDSGESYSQPFLRVVFMSGDWIPVDLPERINVYHPNASVVSLGGATEGTVWSNYYPVMQSMKGWSSVPYGRPLDNNYFYILDEQLNPVPQGIPGELFIGGVGVARGYANDPEKTAKAFLNNPFLPSPMQRMYRTGDLGRLMEDGNMEFLGRKDHQIKIRGFRVEIGEVNTTLAQHPAITEAIVVAKGDRNAMYLIAYYASRGLVDTRELKSYLSGFLPDYMIPAFFVQLDKLPMNANGKIDHKALPDPDESRLNEVAFTVPSTVTETRLLTIWQQVLRSEKISSTDDFFSVGGHSLNATRVLSRIQKELGVRMELRSMFLFPTISAMAQEIDRTLGKSADLIESVPVQDGYELSHAQKQLWLLNQASKKDLSYVIPFAFEVQGDLNVTAFEKAIHTLIDRHEILRTVFVVREGQPRQRVLDRTALGFTLTQVDLRLAPQPRAEAIQMAEEQPPFDLETGPLLRATLIQLSHDQWMFLFSIHHIISDAWSMGVIINELTAAYNAYTLDEELALEPLSVQYKDYVYWHKKQLAADRLETLRSYWLTQLGGALPVLNLDTDFERPALQSTNGATQLMDVPEDLFGRVGELAIKEGVSPFILLTTALKALLYRYTGQQDILIGTVISGRDQYQLDNQIGFYVNTLALRTTFDGKGTGSELLQAVKQTILDAYEHQLYPFDQLITDLKLQRDRSRSPLFDIGIEYQHLAMQEGEVKEWNGITLQPFDTLNRISKHDLSFRFFESNNTLKIGLVYNTDLYLPDTVVRLGNRFLNMLTAIVNNPAVKLEDVSLNDANSLDLVNSSALNELFNFNF
- a CDS encoding aspartate/glutamate racemase family protein — protein: MQSKKKLGIIGGMGARAGANFFQKLIDYSPAAKDQDFIEVIMHSNSMIPDRTRAIAYDECSPLNELIRSVKMLNACEVDLIVLTCNTAYFYYRDFIYHSDAPILNPAHLLRQFVEENDFRSIGLLGTTGTMNSRIFCNELEAINRRVVRLSKWEQENIFMRSVYMENGLKSSVISEEAIDLMYQAANLLISRGADLIVGGCSEVSIALQPDLLPLPYIDTMDLMAKTSVRVCYGHQSTTHKPLLYHGLQTN